Part of the Bacillus cabrialesii genome is shown below.
GTTATACCCAAATTCAGCGCGGATGACACCGCACTGAAATAATGGTTTCCGAACGTTTGCTGAACCCCCTTGGGCTTGCCTGTGGTACCTGACGTATACATCAGCGTTGCCGTTTGATCCAATTGCATATAATCCTGGATCTCAACTTCCTCTGCGGCACCTTTCATCAGTTCGTCCACATCAATGGTTTGAACGGTATGCTCATAATCTTCTTTGTCAAAGCCTGAATCTGTCAGTAAAAAGCGGGCGCCGGAATCCTCCAGCTGAAACAGCCTTTCATGTGTTGACAGCTTTGTATTCAGAAGCACTGCTTTAACACCAAGCAAAAAACAAGCATGTACGGCGTAAACCATTTCTATACGGTTTTGGAGCAAAATAGCCGCAGTATCTCCTTTTTGAACCGAATGAGCATTAAGCTGTTCCGCCATTCGCTTAGACGCGGCAAACAACTCTGCAAATGTAACGGTTTGGTCTCCATAGATGAGAGCGATTCTCTCAGGTGTCAGCTGTGCCCGCTGCATGAGCCAGTTGGGCTGTTCTGTCAGCATGTCATCATCTCCGAGGTAAAATGTCTGTATTGAAAAGAAAACAGCTTGGACCGCAAAGTCTCAAGCTGTTTGTTTACTAAGTATTGCTGATCACGGGAAACGAGGGAACTGTCCGAAATCAGGTTTGCGTTTTTCCTTAAAGGAATCACGGCCTTCTTTTGCTTCATCAGTCGTGTAGTAAAGAAGGGTAGCATCCCCTGCAAATTGCTGAATTCCAGCAAGTCCATCTGTATCCGCGTTAAACGCAGCTTTAAGAAAACGAAGTGCGGTCGGGCTTTTTTCAAGCATTTCTTCACACCATTTAATCGTTTCTTCTTCAAGTTGTTCCAAAGGAACGACTGTGTTGACAAGACCCATGTCCAGCGCTTCCTGTGCGTTGTACTGACGGCACAGGTACCAGATTTCACGGGCTTTTTTATGTCCAACGATTCGAGCAAGGTAGCCAGAACCGTAGCCAGCGTCAAAGCTTCCGACTTTAGGACCTGTTTGTCCGAAAATCGCGTTGTCAGCAGCGATTGTCAAGTCACATACGATATGAAGCACATGGCCTCCGCCGATCGCATATCCAGATACCATCGCAACAACCGGTTTCGGAATGACGCGGATTAAACGCTGAAGATCCAGTACGTTTAGACGCGGAATTTGGTCGTCTCCTACATATCCGCCGTGGCCGCGCACTTTTTGGTCTCCGCCGGAACAAAATGCTTTGTCCCCGGCACCGGCAAGCACGATAACTCCAACATTTTGATCGTCTCTCGCGCGTGCAAACGCATCAATCATTTCAGCAACCGTTTTGGGGGTAAACGCGTTATGTACCTCAGGGCGGTTGATTGTTATTTTTGCAATACCATTATACGTTTCATACAATATTTCATCGTATGTCCGTTCAGTTTTCCATTCTACAGCCATGATATGACCTCCTCTATTTTTCTATGTGCAGTTATAAGCTTGTCAAAAACTCACTCACTATTTTACCAAAAAAACGCGGCTGTTCCACATGGACCGTATGGCCGGCTTTTGGAACAACCTCTATTCTACTAGATGGAAGCTTCTTATGCACCTCTTGATTGATGGCGCAAAACTTTTTGTCCCACTCTCCGCAGATGAGAAGCACAGGCACGGCAATTTCATCTACACGGCTCCACAAGGAAGGCTGTGAACCGGTGCCCATGCCCGTTAAACTGTTTGCAAGCCCAATCTTATTGT
Proteins encoded:
- the menB gene encoding 1,4-dihydroxy-2-naphthoyl-CoA synthase, coding for MAVEWKTERTYDEILYETYNGIAKITINRPEVHNAFTPKTVAEMIDAFARARDDQNVGVIVLAGAGDKAFCSGGDQKVRGHGGYVGDDQIPRLNVLDLQRLIRVIPKPVVAMVSGYAIGGGHVLHIVCDLTIAADNAIFGQTGPKVGSFDAGYGSGYLARIVGHKKAREIWYLCRQYNAQEALDMGLVNTVVPLEQLEEETIKWCEEMLEKSPTALRFLKAAFNADTDGLAGIQQFAGDATLLYYTTDEAKEGRDSFKEKRKPDFGQFPRFP